The Streptomyces sp. NBC_00569 genomic sequence ACGCCGGGCTCATCGAGGAGGCGCCCGGGGCGCAGCGGGACGGCCGCGAGCGCTGGTGGAGGCCCGCGTCCGACGGCGTCAGCATCCACGAGGCGGACTTCGGCGACGCCCCCGAGAAGGCCGCGGCACACCAAGCGGCCACCCGGCTCTTCTACGAACAGCGCAGCGAGCTCTACCGCCGCTACCTCGACGAGCGCTCCACCTGGACCCCCGAGTGGCGCGCCGCCTCCTCGGACTCCGAAGCCCTGATGCCTCTGACGGCGGCCGAACTGACCGCGATGACAGGCGAGTTGCTCGCCGTCATCAGGAAGTACGACGAGCAGGGCCGCGCCGCACAGGCCGCGGGCGACACCGAAGGGCGCGAGAACGTCGCGCTGCACATGTACGGCTTCCCGTTCCGCGCCTGAGAGGACCACCTCCCATGACCGTGACCGCGCCGCTCACCCGCACCCCCGCCCCCGAGAAA encodes the following:
- a CDS encoding ArsR/SmtB family transcription factor, which codes for MTDEQTRRITDLGTLKALAHPLRSQLYRALVVARTATASQLAEQVDGAVSLVSYHLRKLADAGLIEEAPGAQRDGRERWWRPASDGVSIHEADFGDAPEKAAAHQAATRLFYEQRSELYRRYLDERSTWTPEWRAASSDSEALMPLTAAELTAMTGELLAVIRKYDEQGRAAQAAGDTEGRENVALHMYGFPFRA